In Gambusia affinis linkage group LG06, SWU_Gaff_1.0, whole genome shotgun sequence, one DNA window encodes the following:
- the blvrb gene encoding flavin reductase (NADPH) produces the protein MSASIKNVAIFGATGMTGLATLPQAVAAGYSVTVLVRDASKLPADHKASRVVVGDVLNKDDVRKTLEGQDAVIIILGTRSDLSPTTMMSEGTKNIVEAMKARGIRKVIGCMSAFLLWDRAKVPPRLVPVTEDHDRMYTVLKTSGLDYVAVMPPHIASDLPLTERYTATENMLKGRAISKHDLGHFFVKCLSTSEWDRKTVGVWGEYK, from the exons ATGTCGGCGTCCATAAAGAATGTCGCGATATTTGGAGCCACGGGAATGACCGGGCTGGCGACGCTGCCGCAAGCCGTGGCTGCAG gATACAGCGTGACCGTCCTGGTGCGGGACGCATCCAAGCTGCCGGCGGACCACAAGGCGTCCAGAGTGGTGGTGGGTGACGTCCTGAATAAAGACGACGTGAGGAAGACTCTGGAAGGCCAGGACGCTGTCATCATCATCCTGGGAACCAGGAGTGACCTCA GCCCAACCACCATGATGTCTGAAGGCACCAAGAACATCGTGGAGGCCATGAAGGCACGAGGAATCCGCAAAGTCATCGGCTGCATGTCAG CCTTCCTCCTGTGGGATCGCGCCAAAGTCCCGCCTCGTCTGGTCCCAGTGACGGAGGATCATGACCGGATGTACACGGTTCTGAAAACGTCTGGGCTCGACTACGTGGCTGTTATGCCTCCTCACATTGCGA GCGACCTTCCTCTGACGGAGCGCTACACAGCGACAGAAAATATGCTTAAAGGACGAGCCATCTCCAAGCACGATCTGGGACATTTCTTTGTCAAGTGTCTGTCCACATCGGAGTGGGACAGAAAGACTGTGGGAGTCTGGGGGGAATACAAATAA